The nucleotide sequence TTCACAATTAAAAGTTACAATGACCATAATGGTGTTACTAAGGAAATCGGTAAGCTTGTAGTTGGTGATGAGTTAATAATCAGTGAACCATGGGGAACAATTAGCTATAAGGGTGAGGGCACTTTTATAGCTGGCGGTGCTGGAGTTACACCATTCATTGCAATATTAAGAGATCTTGAAAAGAATAAACAAATCGGTAATAACAAATTACTTTTTGCAAATAAAACTGAATCAGATATAATTCTAAAAGACGAATTCGAGAAGATGCTCGGCAAAAATTTTATAAACATTCTATCTGCTGAGAAATCTTCTAAGTACGCCTCCGGGATAATTACTAAAGATTTTCTTAAGCGAAATGTGGATGACTTGAGTAAAAAGTTTTATGTCTGCGGTCCGGATCCAATGATCGCAGCTATGGAAAAGATTTTAATTGATTTAGGTGTTAATAAAACTTTAATAGTAAAGGAGGAATTTTAAATTATGAATGAAAAATTCAGATCTGAAAAAGAAATTAATACAAATATTATAAATACCATTTTAACTATACAGGAAAAGTATCCGGAACTTTCTGAGTATCTCGGAGAAATGCCTGTTACAATTCCAATCATCAAAAAGCCTGTGATAGATTTTCAGAACTTGAGTGCTTATTATGATTCACTTAACTCCATGCTGAATAGTTATGCACAGGCACATCAAAGGTAGGTTACAAAAATGAATATCAATATTAAAAGAATTTATGAAAAACCAGCGCGAACAGATGGGATGAGAGTTCTGGTTGACAGGCTCTGGCCAAGAGGTCTCACTAAATCTGAAGCAAAAGTTGATCTTTGGCTGAAAGATATCGCACCGAGCAATGAACTGAGAAAATGGTTTCATACGCATACTGAAAAATGGAAATTGTTTGAAAAAAAATATGAGAAGGAGCTTGATAATTTACCGGAAGAATTTTCAGAACTAAAAAAACTTGTGAAAAAGAATAAAAAAGTAACACTGCTTTTTGCAGCGAAGGATGAAGCTAATAATAACGCAGTTGTACTCAAAAAAATACTTAACGAAGAAAAATAACTACCTGAGCGTCTGATATAAGAAAGTTATTCGGTTCGGATAACAGGCATAGTTAAATGCAAACAAACTGAATAACACTTTGTTAAACATCTCATGGGGTTATCTGATATCTGTTTGAACAAAATTGTTTCAGGTTTTTTAGAAGTCTTTAAATAATAATTTATAAATAAATTTCAGAGGAGTTAAAAATGTTACACAAGACTGTTCTCTCAACTTTGATCGCTGTTTTATTTCTTGCAGCGTTAATTTCAGAACCAATCTTTGCGCATTGTGATTCAATGGAAGGACCTGTTGTAAAAGCATCAATAAAAGCACTTGAAACCGGGAACATAAATTACGTTCTCGTGTGGGTCCGTGCAGAAGATGAACAGGAAATTAAAACTATGTTCGATAAAGTAAATAGTGTGCGAACAATTAATGACGAAGCAAAAGAACTTGCAGATATGTACTTCTATGAAACTGTTGTACGAATTCACAGGTTGGGTGAAGGTGTAGGCTATACCGGATTAAAACCTGCTGGTTATGAACCCGAAGAAGGAATTGAGGCTGCTGATATAGCCATAGAAAAAAATTCAGTCGATGATATTCTTCAACATCTTGAAGAAGCTAAACACGAAGAAGTCAAACATTACTTCGATGAGCTTCAATCAAAAAGAAATTATGATGTGAATGACCTGACAGCAGGAAGAGATTATGTTGCTTCTTATGTCCATTTCATTCATTACGTTGAAGCACTTTATTCAGGTGATACGAAGAG is from Ignavibacteriota bacterium and encodes:
- a CDS encoding flavodoxin reductase, with translation MQEYKVKIIEIKRVTHDVRSYKFEKPAGFKFTPGQAADVSINKPGFVDLKRPFTFTCLNDWDHLEFTIKSYNDHNGVTKEIGKLVVGDELIISEPWGTISYKGEGTFIAGGAGVTPFIAILRDLEKNKQIGNNKLLFANKTESDIILKDEFEKMLGKNFINILSAEKSSKYASGIITKDFLKRNVDDLSKKFYVCGPDPMIAAMEKILIDLGVNKTLIVKEEF
- a CDS encoding DUF488 family protein, encoding MNINIKRIYEKPARTDGMRVLVDRLWPRGLTKSEAKVDLWLKDIAPSNELRKWFHTHTEKWKLFEKKYEKELDNLPEEFSELKKLVKKNKKVTLLFAAKDEANNNAVVLKKILNEEK